Proteins found in one Campylobacter canadensis genomic segment:
- the nikA gene encoding nickel ABC transporter substrate-binding protein, which yields MKKVLVLLNLIFALLNASELKFATQKNVGELNPHLYSPNEMFAQNMVYEGFVAYSEDNKIIPALATSWDISKDGLVYTFYLRKGVKFSNGEDFNANAVKANFDAIFANKQRHISFALVRAFDRLEVVDDYTVKIHLKHIYEPTLRELSLIRPFRFIAPSAMIDGNTKDGIKAAIGTGKWIFVDTKLGVYDKFKKNENYWGEKAKVDDILCKVIPDPSTRVIALKTGEIDYVYGMGAIGLEDFVNFKDTEFKTIISEPLSTVLIALNTGANVTKDIKLRKALNMAIDKDAISKYVFYGTQKRADFFYPENVPNGKIDRKAYEYNPKKAQKMLIDNGYKLGKDKMLYKDNKPLEIRLSFIGTNAEHKAIAEVMQSQLRQIGINLILNADESTIFYKRQRTGEFDMTFNETWGAPYEPEIFMASMIAPSHADYMAQKGLKQKALIDSNIEKIAQTMDNEEKIKLAKEILTILHDEAVYIPIVYTTNKGVASPKIKGYKSSILKYAIPFDDIEFEK from the coding sequence ATGAAAAAAGTTTTGGTTTTATTAAATTTAATATTTGCATTATTAAATGCAAGCGAATTAAAATTTGCAACACAAAAAAATGTAGGAGAATTAAATCCACATTTATATTCTCCTAATGAAATGTTTGCTCAAAATATGGTATATGAAGGTTTTGTAGCTTATTCAGAAGATAACAAAATCATACCCGCACTTGCTACTTCTTGGGATATTAGCAAAGATGGCTTAGTTTATACATTTTATTTAAGAAAAGGCGTGAAGTTTTCAAATGGCGAAGACTTTAACGCAAATGCTGTAAAAGCAAATTTTGATGCTATTTTTGCAAATAAACAAAGGCATATTTCTTTCGCACTTGTAAGAGCCTTTGATAGACTTGAAGTGGTTGATGATTACACTGTAAAAATTCACTTAAAGCATATTTATGAGCCAACACTTAGAGAGCTTAGCCTTATAAGACCATTTAGATTTATAGCTCCAAGTGCTATGATTGATGGCAATACAAAAGACGGTATAAAAGCTGCTATTGGAACAGGTAAATGGATTTTTGTTGATACAAAGCTTGGAGTTTATGATAAATTTAAGAAAAATGAAAATTATTGGGGAGAAAAAGCTAAGGTAGATGATATTTTATGCAAGGTAATTCCTGATCCTAGTACTAGAGTTATAGCTCTTAAAACAGGCGAAATTGATTATGTTTATGGTATGGGAGCTATTGGTTTAGAAGATTTTGTAAATTTTAAAGATACAGAATTTAAAACAATTATTTCAGAACCACTTAGTACGGTTTTAATTGCTTTAAATACAGGTGCAAATGTTACTAAAGATATAAAGCTTAGAAAAGCTTTAAATATGGCTATTGATAAAGATGCTATTAGTAAATATGTATTTTATGGAACTCAAAAAAGAGCTGATTTTTTCTATCCTGAAAATGTGCCAAATGGGAAAATTGATAGAAAAGCATATGAATATAATCCAAAAAAAGCTCAAAAAATGCTAATTGATAATGGCTATAAACTAGGAAAAGACAAAATGCTTTATAAAGATAATAAGCCACTTGAAATAAGATTATCATTTATTGGAACTAATGCAGAGCATAAAGCAATAGCTGAGGTTATGCAGTCGCAACTTAGACAAATTGGAATTAATCTTATTTTAAATGCAGATGAAAGCACTATATTTTATAAACGCCAAAGAACAGGCGAATTTGATATGACCTTTAATGAAACTTGGGGAGCTCCGTATGAGCCTGAAATTTTTATGGCTTCTATGATTGCTCCATCTCATGCTGATTATATGGCTCAAAAAGGTCTTAAACAAAAAGCTTTAATTGATAGCAATATAGAAAAAATTGCTCAAACTATGGACAATGAAGAAAAAATAAAACTTGCAAAAGAGATTTTAACAATACTTCATGATGAAGCAGTTTATATACCTATTGTTTATACTACAAACAAAGGTGTTGCAAGTCCAAAAATAAAAGGATATAAAAGTAGTATTTTAAAATACGCTATTCCTTTTGATGATATAGAGTTTGAGAAATAA
- the nikC gene encoding nickel ABC transporter permease subunit NikC, whose amino-acid sequence MNKKYFEYFIYALCFFIVFVAVFGSYFTPYDPNEIDLANKFAQNSALNIFGTDHLGRDIFSRILAGAKISILSTFATIVLIIVLGTIVGFIAGFGNAKLDNLLMRICDVFMCFPTIVLALFFVGILGTGLVNVIIAIAMTHWAWYARIIRSIVLKLKNTEYVLVSKLCGSSNFWIFKKHFAKPILMQLLVLSSLDIGHIMLHISGLSLLGLGVKAPQSEWGIMIADTKDYILTHYELVLYPGIAMLVVIVAFNILGDILRDKFDNNIKEDAHG is encoded by the coding sequence ATGAATAAGAAATATTTTGAGTATTTTATTTACGCTTTATGCTTTTTTATCGTGTTTGTGGCAGTTTTTGGCTCTTATTTTACACCCTATGACCCAAATGAAATTGATTTAGCAAATAAATTTGCACAAAATAGTGCTTTAAATATTTTTGGAACTGACCATTTAGGAAGAGATATTTTCTCAAGAATTTTAGCTGGAGCTAAAATATCTATTTTATCTACATTTGCAACGATTGTTTTAATTATAGTTCTTGGGACTATTGTTGGTTTTATAGCTGGTTTTGGAAATGCTAAATTAGATAATTTGCTAATGAGAATTTGTGATGTTTTTATGTGTTTTCCTACTATTGTTTTGGCTTTATTTTTTGTGGGAATTTTAGGAACTGGGCTTGTTAATGTAATCATTGCCATAGCTATGACACATTGGGCTTGGTATGCAAGGATTATTAGAAGTATTGTTTTAAAACTAAAAAACACAGAATATGTTCTTGTTAGTAAGCTTTGTGGTTCTAGTAATTTTTGGATTTTTAAAAAACATTTTGCAAAACCAATATTAATGCAACTTTTGGTTTTATCAAGCCTTGATATAGGGCATATAATGCTTCACATTTCAGGTCTTAGCTTACTTGGACTTGGTGTAAAAGCACCGCAAAGCGAGTGGGGAATAATGATAGCAGATACAAAAGATTATATTTTAACTCATTATGAGCTTGTGCTTTATCCTGGTATTGCTATGCTCGTTGTAATCGTTGCTTTTAACATCTTAGGAGATATCTTAAGAGATAAATTTGATAATAATATTAAAGAAGATGCACATGGATGA
- a CDS encoding pseudouridine synthase family protein: MKQEKAYKILAKQENISNNAAKELIDSGLVMYAGKRLEIARGLMPINATLKLAKIEVQKIFEDENILAINKPIGIQSDMIKNNYILLNRLDKDTSGIVLFAKNEEFYKKAIEEYKALRVKKLYLAIVSGKVIDEMIIDDNILSIKNKQAFSKLSNSKNSKEAYTKVSPLLIEGKKSLVKVQILTGRTHQIRVHLNSKNYGILGDVKYSRIPSNRLMLHCARTSILNYDFKSAMPNDFLKEFNLNGLNLDFII, encoded by the coding sequence ATGAAACAAGAAAAAGCTTATAAAATTTTAGCAAAACAAGAAAATATTTCAAACAATGCCGCAAAAGAATTAATTGATTCGGGCTTGGTAATGTATGCAGGAAAAAGGCTAGAAATAGCAAGAGGGTTAATGCCAATAAATGCTACTTTAAAGTTAGCAAAGATTGAAGTGCAAAAGATTTTTGAAGATGAAAATATCTTAGCTATAAATAAACCAATTGGAATTCAAAGCGATATGATAAAAAATAATTATATTTTATTAAATCGTTTAGATAAGGATACAAGCGGTATTGTATTATTTGCAAAAAACGAAGAATTTTACAAAAAAGCCATAGAAGAATACAAAGCATTAAGAGTAAAAAAACTATATTTAGCAATAGTAAGCGGCAAAGTAATTGATGAGATGATTATTGATGATAATATTCTTAGCATTAAAAACAAACAAGCTTTTAGTAAGTTAAGTAATTCTAAAAATTCAAAAGAAGCTTATACAAAGGTGTCTCCGCTTTTGATTGAAGGTAAAAAAAGTTTAGTAAAGGTGCAAATTTTAACAGGAAGAACTCATCAAATAAGAGTGCATTTAAATTCTAAAAATTATGGAATTTTAGGAGATGTAAAATATAGCCGCATCCCATCAAATAGACTTATGCTGCATTGTGCTAGAACTAGTATTTTAAATTACGATTTTAAAAGTGCTATGCCAAATGATTTTTTAAAAGAATTTAATTTAAATGGACTTAATTTAGATTTTATAATTTAA
- a CDS encoding glycosyltransferase N-terminal domain-containing protein, with protein sequence MYFIYILLNIFLYFLCLIALPFLSLKSKYNKFYLKLFPLKLAKKADIHFHYASFGEINALSPLIKELKKQGYTVLLTCASKTGYEAGKKIDDNCFFLPFEILLFFWLKKAKKLVVFEAELWLILSRIYKNSCILLNARISKKSFRKYYRFKFLYEKIFENYTMIYAQSNSDARRLKKLGAKNISVFTNIKIINPIKLKEKLKKNKELIIIASTHKGEEEIILNKLDKGFLKNKALIIAPRHPERFKQVYELIKDYAKKNNLSFSSFSVNKEAYLEKDIFLLDVLGKLVDFYAISDYVILGGSYIDNIGGHNFYEAAYFNNKIISGNYIFNQIQMLKYIKNIKISDDIDFSDVKNAFIKSDFTFVDLVNIVKG encoded by the coding sequence ATGTATTTTATTTATATTTTATTAAATATTTTTCTTTACTTTTTATGCTTAATTGCTTTGCCTTTTTTAAGCTTAAAAAGTAAGTACAATAAATTTTATTTAAAATTATTTCCACTTAAGTTAGCAAAAAAGGCTGATATTCATTTTCATTACGCATCTTTTGGAGAAATTAACGCTTTAAGTCCTTTAATTAAAGAGCTAAAAAAACAAGGTTATACGGTATTATTAACTTGTGCTAGCAAAACAGGCTATGAAGCAGGAAAAAAAATTGATGATAATTGCTTTTTTTTGCCTTTTGAAATTTTATTATTCTTTTGGCTTAAAAAAGCAAAAAAACTTGTAGTTTTTGAAGCAGAACTTTGGCTTATTTTAAGTAGAATTTATAAAAATTCTTGTATTTTATTAAATGCAAGAATTAGCAAAAAAAGTTTTAGAAAATACTATAGATTCAAATTTTTATATGAAAAAATTTTTGAAAATTATACAATGATTTATGCGCAAAGCAACAGCGATGCAAGAAGGTTAAAAAAACTAGGCGCAAAAAATATTAGTGTTTTTACAAATATAAAAATTATTAATCCTATTAAGTTAAAAGAAAAATTGAAAAAAAATAAAGAACTTATAATAATAGCAAGTACTCATAAGGGTGAAGAAGAAATTATTTTAAATAAACTAGATAAGGGATTTTTAAAAAACAAAGCTTTAATAATTGCCCCAAGACATCCAGAGCGTTTTAAACAAGTATATGAATTAATAAAAGATTATGCTAAGAAAAATAATTTAAGCTTTTCTTCTTTTAGTGTAAATAAAGAAGCTTATTTAGAAAAAGATATTTTTTTACTTGATGTTTTAGGTAAATTAGTTGATTTTTACGCAATTAGTGATTATGTAATTTTAGGTGGTTCTTATATTGATAATATTGGTGGACATAATTTTTATGAAGCAGCATATTTTAACAATAAAATTATTAGTGGAAATTATATTTTTAATCAAATTCAAATGTTAAAATATATAAAAAATATAAAAATTAGTGATGATATTGATTTTTCTGATGTAAAAAATGCTTTTATAAAAAGCGATTTTACTTTTGTTGATTTAGTAAATATTGTAAAGGGATAA
- a CDS encoding ABC transporter permease subunit — protein MAKFIIKRILYAILCLFLASIFIFLLLRLNGTDAVLNYLYVSGIAPTDEAINNARIMLGLNESIYSQYIKWISGALRFDFGYSYFTNRAIGPDLFEYLINTLKLTSFAFLLTLAISFPFGILSAIYKNRFFDYFVRAFSFLGVSTPNFWLGLLFILFFSVKLGWLPPFGIGGFSHIIMPALAISFMSIAINARFIRVNFLESSNERYITYAKMRRVSKSKIYIKHILTNSLLPLITAFGMHIGELFGGALVIENIFAYPGVGRYAVGAIYNSDYPVIQAFILMMCFVFILINLITDIVYVIIDPRIKYE, from the coding sequence ATGGCTAAATTTATAATTAAGCGTATTTTGTATGCAATTTTGTGTTTATTTTTAGCATCTATTTTTATTTTTTTATTGCTTAGATTAAATGGAACTGATGCGGTTTTAAATTACTTATATGTAAGCGGCATAGCACCAACTGATGAAGCTATTAATAATGCTAGAATAATGCTAGGGCTTAATGAAAGTATTTATTCTCAGTATATTAAGTGGATTAGTGGTGCATTAAGATTTGATTTTGGATATTCTTATTTTACAAATAGAGCGATTGGCCCTGACTTGTTTGAATATCTTATAAACACTTTAAAACTTACCTCTTTTGCGTTTTTGCTAACACTTGCTATATCATTTCCTTTTGGGATACTTTCAGCAATTTATAAAAATAGATTTTTTGATTATTTTGTAAGAGCGTTTTCGTTTTTAGGGGTAAGCACACCTAACTTTTGGCTTGGACTTTTGTTTATACTTTTCTTTTCTGTTAAACTTGGGTGGTTGCCACCATTTGGCATAGGCGGATTTAGCCATATAATTATGCCTGCACTTGCGATATCTTTTATGTCAATAGCAATCAATGCTAGATTTATAAGGGTAAATTTTTTAGAATCTTCTAATGAAAGATATATAACTTATGCAAAAATGCGTAGAGTTAGCAAAAGTAAAATTTATATAAAACATATCTTAACAAACTCGTTGCTACCACTTATAACAGCATTTGGAATGCATATTGGAGAGCTTTTTGGTGGAGCATTGGTAATTGAAAATATCTTTGCATATCCTGGTGTTGGAAGATATGCTGTTGGGGCTATTTATAATAGTGATTACCCTGTTATTCAAGCTTTTATTTTAATGATGTGCTTTGTTTTTATTTTGATTAATTTAATTACAGATATTGTTTATGTAATAATAGACCCTAGGATTAAATATGAATAA
- a CDS encoding ABC transporter ATP-binding protein: MDEIIVKDLNVNYGDIKLLDEINIKVSSGKIIALLGSSGSGKSLLATTIMGYLANNLKLSGNISLKSGEALKNKLAFIMQNPRTAFNPLFSIRNCVYESLQAWGLKKDIERIKNVFNSVGLEENILSLYPHECSGGMLQRVMIAIALLSNASFIIADEPTSDLDLLSQAAVLDILEKLKQEKNMGILLITHDFGVVARLADYVYIIEEGKIIEQNDCLKLFLNPKTSLSSNLIKAHLALYGEFNA, from the coding sequence ATGGATGAAATAATTGTAAAAGATTTAAATGTAAATTATGGTGATATTAAATTGCTTGATGAAATTAATATAAAAGTTTCATCAGGTAAAATCATAGCCTTGCTTGGCTCAAGCGGAAGTGGTAAAAGCTTATTAGCTACTACAATTATGGGATATTTAGCAAATAATCTTAAATTAAGCGGGAATATTAGTTTAAAAAGTGGCGAGGCTTTAAAAAATAAATTAGCTTTTATTATGCAAAACCCACGCACAGCTTTTAATCCGCTTTTTAGTATAAGAAATTGTGTTTATGAGAGTTTGCAAGCTTGGGGACTAAAAAAAGATATTGAAAGAATTAAAAATGTATTTAATAGCGTAGGTTTAGAAGAAAACATCCTTAGTTTGTACCCTCATGAATGTAGCGGTGGAATGCTTCAAAGGGTTATGATAGCAATAGCGCTTTTAAGCAATGCAAGTTTTATTATAGCTGATGAACCTACAAGTGATTTAGATTTGTTATCTCAAGCTGCAGTGCTTGATATTTTAGAAAAATTAAAGCAGGAAAAAAATATGGGAATTTTATTAATTACTCATGATTTTGGTGTTGTAGCTAGGCTTGCTGATTATGTTTATATCATAGAAGAAGGCAAGATTATTGAGCAAAATGATTGTTTAAAATTGTTTTTAAATCCAAAAACTTCTTTATCATCAAATCTTATTAAAGCTCATCTTGCTTTGTATGGAGAATTTAATGCTTGA
- a CDS encoding ABC transporter ATP-binding protein — MLELKNICFSYKSGALFSKKQQKVLNNISISLKSGKSLGVLGISGSGKSTLAKIIAGIYKMDSGEVVFDGKKQDIQIVFQDSRASFNPDFSVYDAISEPMVNAGFNNKKIDEKIKELFKRVCLDESILYKKCSMLSGGMLQRLSIARAMALKPKIIILDEATSSLDVVVAAEILKMFKSLQNEFSYIVITHDLRLVKLFCDEVIVLDNGIIAERQILTKDLKLTSDIGIKLSNAILKPYPKGYDKH, encoded by the coding sequence ATGCTTGAATTAAAAAATATTTGTTTTTCTTATAAAAGTGGTGCTTTGTTTTCTAAAAAGCAACAAAAGGTCTTAAATAATATAAGCATTAGCTTAAAAAGTGGAAAAAGTCTTGGTGTTTTAGGGATTAGTGGAAGCGGAAAAAGCACCTTAGCAAAGATTATTGCAGGGATTTATAAGATGGATAGCGGAGAAGTTGTATTTGATGGTAAAAAACAAGATATTCAAATTGTTTTTCAAGATTCCCGTGCTTCATTTAACCCTGATTTTAGCGTGTATGACGCTATAAGCGAGCCTATGGTAAATGCTGGTTTTAATAATAAAAAGATAGATGAAAAAATAAAAGAGCTTTTTAAAAGGGTATGTTTAGATGAAAGCATTCTTTATAAAAAATGCTCAATGCTAAGTGGTGGAATGCTTCAACGCTTAAGCATAGCAAGAGCTATGGCTTTAAAACCAAAAATTATAATCTTAGATGAGGCAACTTCTAGCCTTGATGTTGTTGTGGCAGCTGAGATTTTAAAAATGTTTAAGTCTTTGCAAAATGAGTTTTCATATATAGTTATAACTCACGATTTGCGTCTTGTAAAACTATTTTGCGATGAGGTGATTGTGCTTGATAATGGCATTATAGCTGAACGACAAATACTTACAAAAGATTTAAAACTAACTAGCGATATTGGAATAAAACTTTCAAATGCTATTTTAAAACCATACCCAAAAGGCTATGATAAACATTAG